A single genomic interval of Mucilaginibacter robiniae harbors:
- a CDS encoding S24 family peptidase, whose amino-acid sequence MEIATKPNKIKTVRPETLEFIILYNQLKGKAFNGNAELAEALGFNSPSSITEIIKSRQNIDTEKLRTFKEKYKAFLDGTAVVPAAPAKPFLGIPMYEVTATASGVEVYNDINDTQPVGHMYFPGIEDCDFALPVWGHSMYPYLENGCWVALKIIHDKKILPGEVYYIEWGDYRMYKRLLIGDKEDEVIAHSDNTTEMVAGRLKYAPFTIKRSEIKKLCLVKDIHKKHNH is encoded by the coding sequence ATGGAAATTGCAACCAAGCCCAACAAGATCAAAACCGTTCGACCGGAAACATTAGAGTTTATCATTCTTTATAATCAGCTTAAAGGAAAGGCTTTTAACGGTAATGCTGAGCTTGCTGAAGCTTTAGGGTTTAACTCGCCCAGCTCGATTACAGAAATTATAAAGAGTAGGCAGAATATAGATACAGAAAAGCTGCGCACCTTTAAAGAGAAGTATAAAGCATTTCTGGATGGTACCGCTGTTGTACCTGCCGCACCTGCCAAACCTTTTCTAGGTATCCCAATGTATGAAGTTACGGCAACGGCATCGGGGGTGGAGGTGTACAATGATATTAATGATACACAACCCGTAGGGCACATGTATTTTCCGGGTATTGAAGATTGTGATTTTGCCTTACCTGTTTGGGGGCACTCCATGTACCCTTATCTGGAAAATGGCTGCTGGGTGGCGCTCAAAATTATTCACGATAAAAAAATACTGCCTGGCGAGGTGTATTACATTGAATGGGGCGACTACCGGATGTACAAACGCTTGCTTATTGGCGATAAGGAAGATGAAGTAATAGCCCATTCGGACAATACTACCGAAATGGTAGCCGGCCGATTGAAATATGCTCCGTTTACTATCAAGCGCTCCGAAATCAAGAAGCTTTGCTTGGTTAAAGATATTCATAAAAAGCACAACCACTGA
- a CDS encoding TspO/MBR family protein: protein MHATSPKPSKTVALVISLLIPLAIGITASMVTRPQIAGWYAALHKPAFNPPNWLFGPVWTIIYILMGIAAWLVWQKRSSSQLYSSAMFIYVVQLVLNFSWSMVFFGLHQIAGALAVITLLWMSIGIAIYYFSKFSRVAGWLLVPYLLWVSYASALNLYIYLLNR from the coding sequence ATGCATGCCACCTCGCCTAAGCCATCTAAAACTGTAGCATTGGTTATTAGCCTGCTTATTCCTTTAGCTATAGGTATAACGGCTTCGATGGTTACCCGTCCGCAAATTGCTGGCTGGTATGCTGCTTTGCACAAACCTGCATTCAATCCGCCTAATTGGTTGTTTGGCCCGGTATGGACTATCATTTACATTTTAATGGGCATAGCAGCCTGGCTGGTTTGGCAAAAGCGAAGTTCAAGTCAGCTGTATAGTTCGGCAATGTTCATTTATGTTGTGCAACTCGTGCTTAACTTTTCATGGTCAATGGTGTTTTTCGGTTTGCATCAAATAGCTGGCGCATTGGCTGTTATTACTCTGCTATGGATGAGTATAGGCATCGCTATTTACTACTTTTCTAAATTCAGCCGTGTGGCTGGTTGGTTGTTGGTGCCGTATTTATTATGGGTTAGTTATGCCTCTGCACTAAATCTGTATATTTACCTGCTGAACCGGTAA
- a CDS encoding terminase small subunit has product MKRKFLLFNSTNELTHLITKYFNWIEGEYHLEDTPVKTTAKSITETIQQKVWDREPQPATLSGLALYLGFESRQAFEQYETSGRFAAILKRARLQIESEYEKKLHFTSATGAIFALKSIGWTDKSETDDYSNLAANLKVEIQVTGPIPAGSEKEVTL; this is encoded by the coding sequence ATGAAACGTAAATTCTTACTGTTTAATTCTACTAATGAATTAACACACCTTATCACTAAATATTTTAACTGGATAGAGGGTGAATACCACCTGGAAGATACTCCAGTAAAAACCACAGCAAAAAGCATTACAGAAACCATACAACAAAAGGTTTGGGATCGCGAACCACAACCAGCTACTTTAAGTGGCTTGGCTCTTTATCTGGGGTTTGAGAGCCGGCAAGCTTTTGAACAATACGAAACCAGTGGCCGCTTTGCTGCCATATTAAAACGAGCACGACTTCAAATTGAATCAGAGTACGAAAAAAAGCTACACTTTACTTCGGCTACCGGAGCCATTTTTGCCTTAAAAAGCATAGGCTGGACCGATAAAAGTGAAACTGATGACTACAGCAACTTGGCCGCTAACCTTAAAGTAGAAATACAGGTAACCGGTCCTATACCAGCAGGAAGCGAAAAAGAGGTGACTTTATAG
- a CDS encoding GNAT family N-acetyltransferase produces the protein MIIRQAVLADLVPLMQTIREVVAAMQACGNTQWDDTYPNTEVFTQDIAQNYLWIADVDGAIGGVLAITDQKEPEYAQIPEWNTPEPAIVLHRLAVNPNYQGMGIAAALLQQAEAEAAKHQIQRIFLDTNSVNRAMQNLSMKLGYHLAGEITLAFRPGLRFMCYEKRLAGLV, from the coding sequence ATGATTATTCGTCAGGCAGTATTGGCTGATTTAGTGCCTTTAATGCAAACCATACGTGAGGTGGTTGCGGCCATGCAGGCCTGCGGCAATACTCAATGGGATGATACTTACCCCAATACCGAAGTTTTTACCCAAGATATAGCACAAAACTACTTGTGGATAGCTGATGTGGATGGTGCCATAGGTGGTGTATTAGCTATTACCGACCAAAAAGAACCTGAATACGCCCAAATACCCGAATGGAATACTCCTGAACCGGCCATTGTATTACACCGGCTGGCTGTAAACCCTAATTACCAGGGTATGGGTATAGCCGCCGCTTTATTGCAACAAGCCGAAGCCGAAGCTGCCAAACACCAGATTCAACGTATATTTTTAGATACTAATTCGGTGAACCGTGCTATGCAAAACCTATCCATGAAACTAGGTTATCATCTGGCTGGTGAAATTACGCTGGCTTTCCGGCCGGGGTTGCGCTTTATGTGCTATGAAAAGCGCTTAGCAGGTCTGGTTTAA